CCATTGGGTTGAACGAAAACGACAGAGTCATCGATGCATCGCTTACAACAAAAGACAATGACACAATAATAATCTCCACGAAAAACGGGATGGTTATCAGATTCTCCCTCGAACAGGTACGTTCCATGGGCAGGAGCGCGGCGGGCGTGATGGGAATAAGACTGAAGAAGAACGATGAGGTCGTCGGAGCTAACATCGTAGCGGCCGAAGACGAGAGGTTTCTTCTCACTGCGACTCAGAAAGGCGGTGGCAAGAGAACTCGCATTTCAGAGTATAGATGTCAGAACCGGGGCGGCTTGGGAGTGAAGAATATTTATGGGCTGGAGAAGATCGGTCAGGTTATTGGAACTCTTGTGGTTACTGGCGACGATGGAGTGATACTTGCCACCAAGTCAGGGATGTCAATAAGAATCCCCATTTCACAGGTTAGACCCACTGGAAGAGTGACCAAGGGAGTCAGGATCGTAGATCTAAAGGAAAATGATATCGTTGCGACGATGGCGGTAGTAGTTGACTGAATTCCCGGCCGAGAATAGGGGGTGTCATGAATTGACGCTGACGGAGAAACAGAAGAAGATTCTGGAGTATATCGAGAACTTCATTAAGCTCTATGGTTATCCTCCAAGCATCAGAGATATCTGCAGAGACTTCGACATATCTTCTCCTAGGGGAGTGGCAAAACATCTCGAGTCTCTGGAAAAGAAGGGCTACATCGAAAGAACCGGTGTCTCTCGTGGAATAAGAGTTCTTAAAAGCCCAGACGGTTCTTCGCTGGCACCTGGCGAAGATGTGGTCATGCTCCCTGTTATCGGCAATGTTGCAGCGGGCGAAGCAGTGCAGGCTGTTCAGATGGAAGAAGAGAAGATTCCAGTACCTCTTTGGATGATCAGAAGAGGATTTGAGTACTACATGTTGAGAGTTACCGGCAACAGTATGATTGATTCCCACATAGTAAATGGAGATTTTGTGATTATAAGAAAACAGGAGTGGGCAAATAACGGCGATATTGTGGTGGCTTTAATAGATGATGAGTATGCTACTCTAAAGAAGTACGAAAACGAAGGGCCAAAGATTCGACTTGTGCCTTCAAATCCGGAGATGCTTCCTATCGTTGTAGAAGCGAACAGAGTAAAGGTGCAGGGCCGGCTTTCCGGAGTTATCCGCTGGTACAAGTAATTTAAACAATTAAGGAGTCAAAAGATGAAGATCGCGATTGCTTCTGACCACGCTGCATTTGAGCTGAAATCCTATCTTGTTAAATACATAGAGAAACGGGGACACACAGTTTTTGATCTTGGCCCGGAATCGGGCGCCTATCCGGTAGATTATCCTGACTTTTCAGAAAAGGTTTGTGGTTCAGTAACAAATGGAGAAGCCGATTTTGGCGTTTTACTTTGTGGAACTGGAATTGGAATGTCGATTGCGGCAAACAAGCACAGAGGCATCCGCGCCGCACTATGCTTTTTCCCTGAGATGGCAGCGCTTGCCAGGAGGCATAACCACGCTAACGTTCTGGTTCTTGGAGGCAGACTGATTGGTAGTGAGCTGGCTGGCTGGATTGTTGATGCCTTTCTTAGCTCATCAGAAGAAGGTGGCCGCCACAAGAAAAGAGTAGATAAACTTGAAATTAGGGTCGACGAGAATCGGGTGAAAGACGGTTGATAGTTTTTTACGATAGAAGACATCTCTTTCATCTGCCGATGAAAGAGCTTGAGGGTGGTATATGGATTGAGAATCCAGACAAACCGGAGAGAATTGAGGCAATTCGGAGCGCTCTGGAAACGTCTGGTTTTCAGATTAAAGAGCCTCGTGACTATCATTGTTCCCATGTATACCAGGTTCACTCACCTGAATATGTTGAATGGTTAAGAGAAAAGAGCCTATCTGTATCAAAAGACAGAGAATACTTCCCAGAGGTTTTCGGGTACGATAAGCTTTTCGACACCGGCACGCCAGTCACGTCGGGTTGCTACGTGGGGGCCCTTGCGTCTGTCTCTACAGCCCTGAATGCTGTAGATTCTATTCTTGAAAGCGAAAGTGTCTCATATGCGCTCTGCAGACCGCCTGGGCATCATGCCGGAATATCGACTGGTGGAGGCTATTGCTACTTCAACAACGCTGCAATTGCAGCTAGGTATTACCAGAAGCATACAAGAGGTTTTGTCGCGATTCTGGATGTTGATTTCCATCACGGCAACGGCACCCAGGAGATTTTTTACTATGATGACACTGTCTTTTATGTCTCAATTCATGGTGATCCAAAGATATTCTATCCGTGGATAAGCGGCAGTTCATGGGAGATAGGTTCAGATTCCGGAGAAGGTTTCAACATGAATTTCCCCCTTGCCGGCGGGACAGAAGGTCCTGAATATATGCGCACACTTTCAAAGGCTCTTCAGGAGATAGATGACTTTGCTCCAGACTTGCTCATTATTTCCTTGGGAATTGACGGTCACAAGAAAGACGGCATTGGCCACTTCAATTTGAATGATGAAGACTTCTCAATGATGGGGAGGCTCATCGGCGAACTTGACGTTCAGAAACTGGTAGTTCAGGAAGGTGGGTACAATCCAGTTGCCAACTCGTCTTCTGTTCTGAACTTCCTTCGCGCGATAAGATAATGGCGCAGAAAAAAGCGCGGCAGACGCCGCGCTTCTTTTCTTCTATCAGAAGGCAGGACCGAAACCAAAGAAGGGTGTTCCATAGTACGGCTTCCCACTTGTCGAACTCTGATTAGCCAGATAGGTATTATATCCATAACCCAGTCTAACTAGTCCTATCATAGGTATTGATATGTCCAGGCAGAGACCGAAGTCCGCAAGGAAGTTGCCTCCAATAACATCTCCGCCAGACGTATTACGATAGAAAAGCAAGTCGCCAAACCCCACAATGTCTACAGGTATTGATGAAGTTTCCGGTGTAAGAGGATATCGTAATTGTGCAGAACCGACGGTTACCCCGTACGCATTCTGACCTATACTCTGTGAACCCCTTACTCTAATAAATGTATCAGGACTCAACAAATAGCTCCTGAAGACTCCGTGAGGAGAAAGAGGAAATAGCTGCTGAGTCCTTATTCTGAATCCGAGAACCGGATCTCCTATAGACATGAAGTTTCTGTATTCTGCATAACCTGACACAAATAACTTGTTTTCCTTTCCAAATATTCCCCTAACGTTCAACCCTGCAAGGTATTCGCTTCCCATCGTCGGCCTCATCAGATCATCGCGCGTCGAAAGTTCATAGCTTACACCGGTGAAGAGACCGTCAAAACTCTCGGATACTCTGCCTGTATCTGTTCCCGTTGATGCCTTGGTCTCCGTAGAAACCTGACTCTCGGACATCAAGTATTCATAACCGGCAGTGAATCCAACTTTCTGTCCTGGCGAAATATTGTAGATTGGAGTCAAGGAAAACATAAACTCCGTTTCCTGCGATGACTTTTTAACTAGAGTATCTGTTGAATCGACAGTCGTATTGAATCCGGTAAATTTCAGTTTGAAGGCTGTATCAAGATCAAGACGAGAGCCAGCGATTTTCGGTATAGAGTAGCCAATCGTAGCGTCAAAGGCAGGTCTTCTTGTAGTTGTTTCCGTAGCACCGTTGGTGATAATTACTTCCTTATTATTAGGCATGGGGAGCGTAACGCTCAGAGTAGTCGAAATGTTCTGACCGTAACCCCAAACATTAAGAAGACCGAGATCCAGATAGAGATTCAGACCATTCTGCCAGCCTCCGCCGCCACCAATTTTGTTGTTCTTATCGGTTTCTTTGAGCGTGATTTTGACATCGAGAGCATCTGTACCAACGGGTACAGGAACGATGTCCACTTTCGAAAAATAGCCTGTATTGTTCAAGAACGCATATGTGTTTCTAAGTTCATCTAAGGACAAGACCTTGCCCTTTTCTATGACTATCTTCTCGCTTATCAGATAGTCCTGTGTCTTCTTCGGACCGTCAAACTCGACTGTTACGTCTCTGACTAGCGGCTCC
This DNA window, taken from Mesotoga sp. UBA6090, encodes the following:
- a CDS encoding histone deacetylase family protein, producing the protein MIVFYDRRHLFHLPMKELEGGIWIENPDKPERIEAIRSALETSGFQIKEPRDYHCSHVYQVHSPEYVEWLREKSLSVSKDREYFPEVFGYDKLFDTGTPVTSGCYVGALASVSTALNAVDSILESESVSYALCRPPGHHAGISTGGGYCYFNNAAIAARYYQKHTRGFVAILDVDFHHGNGTQEIFYYDDTVFYVSIHGDPKIFYPWISGSSWEIGSDSGEGFNMNFPLAGGTEGPEYMRTLSKALQEIDDFAPDLLIISLGIDGHKKDGIGHFNLNDEDFSMMGRLIGELDVQKLVVQEGGYNPVANSSSVLNFLRAIR
- the rpiB gene encoding ribose 5-phosphate isomerase B encodes the protein MKIAIASDHAAFELKSYLVKYIEKRGHTVFDLGPESGAYPVDYPDFSEKVCGSVTNGEADFGVLLCGTGIGMSIAANKHRGIRAALCFFPEMAALARRHNHANVLVLGGRLIGSELAGWIVDAFLSSSEEGGRHKKRVDKLEIRVDENRVKDG
- a CDS encoding POTRA domain-containing protein; amino-acid sequence: MSIRRLFVIIALVLTSAFAAASMIPSRITILDNRVISDNEVLGMLNIQRGEEISDSEMREALERVRGSGYFSDVYYSFDESSSLLSIQVKEYPVVDVEVSFDGPKIVEESVLEAVSVIKSGKPMNPSRLMYDIPLTLDAIEAELRENGYIEPFVKVDWETDKSRSDIFSGNISDRVKVTFKVRVSFLWELSIDAPISDDAKSYLASKLQIDYLKKYYDTSILIRWINSKKKYVPRIEDINAVVQTIYSTYYANPNGQWGLDDLTYQAMIVTLNNALKSVRQVTLPEEVKESNALSMSITFTPVEYVKSEFNLRSVFVEGNVNLQKGEILRETGLIEGQKVNNEVATKAIQAVQDLYSDSGYPFMRIEPAIDEKIGFFSLKITEPLVRDVTVEFDGPKKTQDYLISEKIVIEKGKVLSLDELRNTYAFLNNTGYFSKVDIVPVPVGTDALDVKITLKETDKNNKIGGGGGWQNGLNLYLDLGLLNVWGYGQNISTTLSVTLPMPNNKEVIITNGATETTTRRPAFDATIGYSIPKIAGSRLDLDTAFKLKFTGFNTTVDSTDTLVKKSSQETEFMFSLTPIYNISPGQKVGFTAGYEYLMSESQVSTETKASTGTDTGRVSESFDGLFTGVSYELSTRDDLMRPTMGSEYLAGLNVRGIFGKENKLFVSGYAEYRNFMSIGDPVLGFRIRTQQLFPLSPHGVFRSYLLSPDTFIRVRGSQSIGQNAYGVTVGSAQLRYPLTPETSSIPVDIVGFGDLLFYRNTSGGDVIGGNFLADFGLCLDISIPMIGLVRLGYGYNTYLANQSSTSGKPYYGTPFFGFGPAF
- the lexA gene encoding transcriptional repressor LexA — translated: MTEFPAENRGCHELTLTEKQKKILEYIENFIKLYGYPPSIRDICRDFDISSPRGVAKHLESLEKKGYIERTGVSRGIRVLKSPDGSSLAPGEDVVMLPVIGNVAAGEAVQAVQMEEEKIPVPLWMIRRGFEYYMLRVTGNSMIDSHIVNGDFVIIRKQEWANNGDIVVALIDDEYATLKKYENEGPKIRLVPSNPEMLPIVVEANRVKVQGRLSGVIRWYK